Proteins from a single region of Chanodichthys erythropterus isolate Z2021 chromosome 13, ASM2448905v1, whole genome shotgun sequence:
- the orai2 gene encoding protein orai-2, whose product MKTSPKAGQGQSATMSSELNVPMGSPAPGCSDRLQDGGGMDYRDWVRRSYLELVTSNHHSVQALSWRKLYLSRAKLKASSRTSALLSGFAMVAMVEVQLEMQYSYPAPLLIAFSICTTVLVAVHLFALLISTCILPNVEAVSNIHNLNSVSESPHERMHHYIELAWGFSTALGILLFLAEVVLLCWIKFLPVDSLELKQNRVTTTAQPGTGGWYAAMASTIIMVPVGLIFVVFTIHFYRSLVRHKTERHHQEIEELHKIKVQLDGHERGLQSV is encoded by the exons ATGAAAACCAGTCCTAAAGCAGGACAAGGCCAATCAG CTACTATGAGCAGTGAGCTCAATGTGCCAATGGGCTCCCCAGCTCCCGGGTGCTCAGACCGCCTGCAGGATGGTGGTGGGATGGATTACAGGGACTGGGTTCGCCGCAGCTATCTGGAGCTGGTCACCTCCAATCACCACTCGGTCCAGGCTCTCTCTTGGAGAAAACTCTACCTCAGCAGGGCGAAGCTCAAGGCCTCCAGCCGAACCTCAGCCCTGCTGTCTGGCTTTGCCATG GTGGCCATGGTGGAGGTGCAGCTGGAGATGCAGTACAGCTACCCAGCTCCCCTGCTCATTGCTTTCAGCATATGTACCACAGTGCTGGTGGCTGTCCACCTGTTCGCCCTCCTCATCAGCACCTGCATCCTGCCCAATGTGGAAGCCGTTAGCAACATCCACAATCTCAACTCCGTCTCCGAGTCTCCCCACGAGAGGATGCACCACTATATTGAGCTGGCCTGGGGCTTTTCCACCGCTCTAGGGATCCTTTTGTTCCTGGCAGAGGTGGTGCTCCTCTGCTGGATAAAGTTCTTGCCGGTTGACTCTTTGGAACTTAAGCAGAACCGTGTCACCACCACGGCTCAGCCCGGTACCGGCGGCTGGTATGCGGCCATGGCCTCCACCATCATCATGGTGCCGGTTGGATTGATCTTTGTGGTGTTCACAATTCACTTCTACCGTTCGCTAGTGCGACACAAAACAGAGCGGCACCATCAGGAGATCGAGGAACTGCACAAAATCAAGGTGCAGCTGGACGGCCATGAGCGAGGCCTGCAATCAGTGTGA